The genome window TCCGTCGCCACGGCCACGGCTTCGCCACCCTCGGCGGGGCGCGCGGCGACCGGCTCCGCTACGGCGAGCGCGAGTTCTCCATCGACGAGACGCCGGCGTTCCGGTTCCGCACCCCGTCCGCGCGCGTGCTCCGCCTCATCCCCTGCATCGCCCCGGCCGTCCCGGACACCCCGGGGCTCTACGGCGACGACCGCTACTTCTTCTGCGCCGCCAGGGAGAGGGACGGCGACCGCGCTGCGTACTGCTACGGCGCCGACCGGGAAAGCGAGTGCGAAAACGACGAGGAGAGCTGCGCGGACGAAGAGCAGCTGCTGGAGCGCGCAATGGCGGAGGCGTGCCGCGCGAGCACGGCCGCGGAGGAGGGCGGCGAGGACGCCGGGGTGGACGTGAAGGCGGAGGAGTTCATTGCAAGGTTCTACGCGCAGATGAAGCTGCAGCGCCAGATCTCGTGGCTGCAGTACAACGAGATGATGGAGAGGAGCATCAGCTAGACTGCTTCATCCCTTGTCACTAGTGGCAGTTGATTTTGAGCTTCAGTTCATCGATACACGTACATGCACAGCACCTACATACAGAGCTACTCACACACTGAACACGTTCTTGAATCCGTGTCCGATTTGGTTGTTAGGTGCTCGTTTGTTTGTGCGCTTCAGGATGCATGATTAGGCGGGCACTAGATTGATTGGTTTCCAGGGTGTTCGCCCTTCGGTTGTACAGGACGTGCATGGTTTAGCTCGGAATGATGCTTCCTCTGATTATACTCTCTGTTTTGTTCGTTAGTGTGGGCATAGTTAAACACACTTAAACGTGCATCTGAACAATGAGTGATGCTAATGACGATAGGAGAGAATGGGACTGATGATTCCGTACTGACTTCGTTCTGAACTGTAGTACTCGTCATTTGTAGTGCATCCAAAGCGAAGGGGAAAAACAACTCCATAAGACATCTTAGACATAAGGGCTACCTCCGCCATCTATCTCTCTCATTTAATACTTATCCATCCGTTTATTATCTTATCTACTTTATGATTTTTCTATCTATATCTTTAACACGAATCTCAATACAAACGAATAATTCTGATAAGCTGTACATCCTCTGCCGTGGTGAAAATTTTCCTTCCGTGGGCGAAGGCAAAAGGAACAGAGCGCTTGCCGTCCAAAATGTTCATGGCTGTTGGCCTGTTGCTGATTCAGTTCAGGTTCGTGTCTTGTGACCCTGTCTATCGTTGCTGTCTATGTATCATGTTTGTCGCATGAACCATGACAGAGTGGATCCTAGCAAGAATCAGCAGCCCACGCCCGACGTGAGGGCGTGATGGCAAGACGCAACAGAATATGCAGGGTTCTCGTGGCAGCGTGGAATGAGCGGTATGACCTGCACGAGTCTCTTTGCACGGTGGATGGAACCTGGGTTTTATGGGACCACACGGGCTTCCTCTCGGATAATGCTACTATTTTTAAGCAGGCAAACCAGGTTCATCTTTACCTCTATGAAACAACTCCTATAATATGTATCCCCACTGGTTTATGTGTTAATCATGGTCATGAGTTCTATGCATATACAAGTACTCTATTATTTTGAGTTCAAAACATACATATGAATGTTTTATCATATATCCTCCACTCCACTTTTTTTAGAAATCTAAATGGAAGGAAGCTCAAGTAGTCAAGACAATTTCTCTTGTTGATGGAACTCCTTTAACATTTATCCCTCGTCAAAATACGCTCGTGAAAAGCAACATGGAGCAGTACTCAACGCAAGTTGCAAGAGGCAAACGTAGAAGTAGGTCCTGCTGGTCTTTGCCATCCTCCCTGTAAAGTTGCAAGAGTCCTCACTTCTTTCGGACAGTAATATGTTCGGTTGGGCTTTTTATGGGATTGTACGAGCTCACCTCCCACTTCACTTTCCAGCCTACATTCTGTTCGTGGCC of Phragmites australis chromosome 3, lpPhrAust1.1, whole genome shotgun sequence contains these proteins:
- the LOC133912329 gene encoding uncharacterized protein LOC133912329; the protein is MGAAKKPSFGTRAWRMLRLAVLWARRGGAAQSLRLLRTLRRHGHGFATLGGARGDRLRYGEREFSIDETPAFRFRTPSARVLRLIPCIAPAVPDTPGLYGDDRYFFCAARERDGDRAAYCYGADRESECENDEESCADEEQLLERAMAEACRASTAAEEGGEDAGVDVKAEEFIARFYAQMKLQRQISWLQYNEMMERSIS